atatcgTTTAAAAATAGAGTAACCAGTTGCGTGTTATAGTTTTTACtaattttgaatttttttgaagTATAACTtgtataattaatttataagaATATCTTAAGAAAAATGTCattattgtatattttcattttgtatttatatataaagaatagTGAAAGCATACAATAATGacattttgtttataaatatttaaaaatatatatatatatatatatatatacatacatacatattatGGATTAAACAATTGATATCTTTTCTTAATAAAAGTTTagtaaaaagaaaatgaaaaggaAACATACAAATAGCAACTTCAGTTAAATCgaattaaaatatgtaacaCTAAATTAAGATAAATATTGTAAATTATACAATAGTCGACATCTTCTAAATGCTATAGACAGTTTGATATACATTTATGTAAATAGtagaaataattttgaattattataaaaataaaaaatgcaaaattcaagggaaataaaaaatgttatgaAATATGGGAAACTAAAtcgaaataatatattttcagatattgtcaaaaaaataaacaaaatattatcatataaaaaagaaaatagatatatagacaatattaatgataaatattatattgaaaaaatgaaaaatgtaaaagaaaattataatatgtttaaaaaaaatattacaaacATCCCAGGATTTATGATCTATACTAGAAATTATAGAacgataaaaaataaaaatcctaaattaaaaaaatatgtatttataaataaaaaaaatggtaaattaccatttttaatatataaaaactatattgataataatCATGAAATAATAGATAAGTTGGTAACAttagtaaataaatatgagcGTGAAATaaacttttttaaatatacatttatatttaatggagctttaataacaattttacttgtattttttatatatatatttaatagtGACTTTATAAATAGTTATATTGTTAAAGAAGTTGACAAAATagtaaatgaaataaaaaattctaaaaaaatacaaaataatataaaagaagtgatagaaaatatattatatataatagtaaaagaagaacaaaataaacaaatagcgtctgaattttttgtaaatgtATTATCACGTTCAAAAGGGCAAATGaatgaattatttattaaaatgtttgaagaaaaagaaataaaagatatgtttaaaaatacaGCTTTAGAGTTAAgtacatatatttctaataataatgaaattcaaaaaaatatataccaattaataacaaaatCGATGTATCACCCTGAAGCAATTAGAATATCAACAAATTGgctaaataatatatttaaatcgGAAAATGTTACACAACATGTTCGTAATGTTATATacaaagaaatattttcaaataacGAAATGAAAGGGCATTcaattaattatatgcaAAATATACTTTTGAATGTTTTAGAAAGTGCAAATTCAAAAGAAATagtaaaattgttttttttatcaatattatcaaatCCTGATTTTCAAAATGAATTATCAGAAAGTTTAtggaaaatttttaaattagcAGTTTCCCCAAAATGGATGAATTatgatgatataaaaattggattattaaatgtgaaagaaaataaagaaatttccaaaaataaagattCAAATACCCtgcatattattactactaattgtgatgaaaaaaaatttaaaaataacatttcAGGAATTAACGCAGAAAACTATATCACAAACAAATTCAATGATCAAACAAAAGAAATAGTATCTGATCcgaatttaaataaaattgaggATTCAACAAATGctttatcaaataatatgcataatggttataatttgaaaaatgaGATAAAAGATgttttacaattttatgAACAATTAAACAAAGAACCCAATATAATACAAGGCATATCGAATAAAATAGAtgtaaaaatgaataaaattggaaataattataatgaagataataatttatatttttctgaaaaaaattcatatttattttcattacaATCAAAtagtttattatatatagcaCCTACATATAAAGTTTATGATTTTAAcaaattgataaaaaaaatagtatgttttcaatatatgaaaataattaaaacagatgataattttaattcatataaaaaatactcagaagaaaatgatagcaatgtaattaataataccttaaaaaataatttaaaatattatacttttaaGGAACTAGccaatttatttattgtagatacattattattttattctcacaaatattatttttattattattatgtagacaaattcaaaaattatttcttaaattttagaaaatattttattcaaaaataattataatttatatattttatttgatcaGTTAGTATAGTTAATCCTATTATATTCCccattataattttcttaaaaagaaattcgattgttaacatatattagcagtttaattgtattatcattttgttaattttttccaatataaatttgttatattatctttatttgttttcttatattttttttgtttagcCTTTTCAATATGAAGCacattttgtataaaaaaagcgCCAAAGTTGAATGGTTCTTCacgttttttttccttttttttttcttattattCCCTCATTTTTCGTAATTCTACTTTATTGTTTAGTTTGATTTATACTCATTATACACATGTTAATACAAACTAACATgtgttatataaaaattaacaaaaaatataaaaaaattttaatgtCATGAgcaatatgtataatatgaaagcaattaataaaacaaacaaGAACAATTGAATTAAAttcacaaaaaattaaaatgaaCTTTTTATTcacaatatatatgcagTTTTACATAATTCTGAAATGCTGAACTATTAGTTAAGCTTATTTTCcaatacaaaaattatcTAATATGTTTGCTAAAATTTGGTCGTTACTAATTTTTCCAATTATTTCATGAAGAGGTTTTACAGCCAATTTAATTTCCTCTGCAATTATATCAAAATCTAttatgttaatatttttttgaacaAAACATAAATGTGTTAATgattcttttaaatatattttatgtctTTCAAATGGaaggaaatatatatttttattgctATTTTCAATAgagtgtttttttttttttttttttttgtttgttttaatagtaataattgaattatgaatattatgtatttttatcatagttttattaaaatgtgataataatttatttatattataaccCTTTTTAGaggatataaaaaatatttttttactaaattttttaaaaatatgagaagttaattttaaaagcattttctttatattgttttttatatttaaaagttTCTTTGGATTTTGTTCTAAGtcacatttatttatacatacaAAAAAGTAGGgagttttttttgtttttttcataaattttacatttaaaagtgatataatatttttaagctcattaaaatagttatttatatttatcaaaacCAAAACAGATGAGCAGCTTTCTAAAAATTGTAGTGTTTTCCTTATTCCAATTGattctaattttttatgaacacttttttttttcttatctttttctataatgtttttatttgtttcaaACTTTTTATTCACTAAAGTACTAATCCCAGCAGAATCGCACAAATTATAATCGttgttaaatattttaacatttttttgtataatatcTATAGTTGttccttttatttttgtaacaATAGATATATCActattacaaatataattcataaATGTACTTTTTCCAGCATTTACATTTCcaaatattaaaacattGGATGGTGTATTTAAACTTTCAATattctttctttttaaaattgcttttatatgtttaataGCATTAcgtacttttttttttatgaacatgttaatatattttttttttttttttgtagtTATATGTTCATCTTCAAAATCGatttttaattgtatatatactaatAGTTTccttatattatttctcAATTTTAggtaaatatttttagcatatccatttaaataatttaaagcaatttttttttgaattttttgtttacaaaataataattcttttaatCCTTCTATTTGTAGAagattcattttattattttcaaatgcTCTTTGGGTAAATTCACCTTTTTTACTTTCTCGAAtctttataaaattattcaaatcAAAAAGATTTTGCTCTATTTTATCGAAATAGTTACAATACTCATTATTATAGTTGTAATTACCATCATGTGTTATATTCCTgattcttattttttctttttcttcatttattatttcatacattatattatttatataatcaatagcattcattatttcttttacgATAAATGGATTTCCATgacaatatatttcaacAACATCTTCCCCTGTGTATGAATTTGGAgatttaaaatatgcatatataacattATCAATAATGTCATTTgaattatcatatattttagaataatataattttctactttctatatttttctttaattttataatttgttctaaattccacttttttttttttttttttttagcatCTCTTTCTGATAATTGTATAGGatatgaatttattttatcgtCTTTCTTTTCTACATCtttatgtaataatatttctaaaattattttgctCAAAGAACCTGAAATCCGTATAATTGAAATTGCACTTAAATTTGTTCCTGAACTTAAAGCATAAAttgtttctttttcatgaataattttttttatatagtttattttttggttTTCAAAATCGTTTAgacttttattttctatttgatcctttttcatttcctCATTTTTGTAAAGTTTGGAACTAATGAAAACTGGGTTATCCTTAATCTCATTTTTCTTTCTATAAtccaatttatttttataacttaaaaaattacatatatttgttttattgtctattaataacaattttCTTCTTCGGATTGTATATTTAGTATTGCCATTATCGGAATAACaagtatttaaaaaaagtgtaTTATTCTGtttattcctttttttgCTATTACagtaatttaaaaaataaatcacaaaaatgtattttattaggagaaaaagaaattcaCTACCCATAAACACCTCTTTATTATTCGCTTCTTATATCAGAAATGTGTGCATACATacatcatatatatttttttaacaaattagcacataaatacaaaaggataattaaacaaataattacaGCATCATAACAAACGAATAACTACAAAATGTCAAATCAgcatatttaatttaagaatatgataaaaccattggtaaattatttttttttaaataataataaaaaaataacgataaaaatataaaaaaatatgaacaagccataatttatatttttttaacagtGGCCACATATTCACTAAGAGTGAGAAATTACGGCATCACAAATTTTATGGGGTAATATGAAAAggaaaaagataataataaaagagcGGAACGAAACAAAAACTATAACTAGCAAATTAGGTATAAACCTATGTGCATGATAtgacaatttttatatactaagtaatttccattttatttatgaattattcatattttttgtaaaaaaaaaaaaaaaatgtaaataattctgaacatgtatatatagttataatatttctcTTTCAtgattttctttaaaatgaagaaatagaaggaaattttgtttatttgtttGAATATTCAAATAGGGATTTTCTGATATTTTTCCAGTTTCAATTAATTCCTGAAATGTGCAATTTAACATATTGTTGTaataatcattttttaaatacttTGAcgttataaataatatggatGATTGTGATGATATTGACATTTTTTCGGTATtgtatgtttttttaataagttCAGTGAGGATACTTAAAGTATCTGTTTTCTTAAATACATGAtgtatatgttttttattacaaacAATGCATTCAGggtttttatatattttataataatataaataaaagccACTGTCCCctacatataaaatgtcgctataattattttgtattttcatgatatcattattttgactaactatatttttcataagaatataattatttaattcatttacCATTAACGAAGCTACTATTATTAAAGTACTAATAGTAGTTggaattatattttgtattacTTGTTCagttaataaatatgttaaattatcgatattaaatttgtttgctcttttttttgcttcattgtatatccattttatgttttgttcgctgttaatatttaacaCATTATCACCttgttcttttttttgaCGCAAATTATTCATAGCATGCAATATGCAATCTTCTGCGTTTTTTGGTATATTAGTAACCGAACAGACAGGAATTgcttcatttttattaataggATAATTTTCAATGGTACATTGAAAGCACCCCAAATTTGTTTCTctgttaataatttttatgctAGCTTTAAAACCTTCTACACCCccatctatatatataacattattttttaaattaaaaattaaattatttaaataaattctACTATCTATATTATCTAAACAtccaataataaaattaaaattttcaaaaaatgtattatcaaaaaattcaatttttttgacATATCCTTCAATTGAAATATCGTTATAtctttcttttatttttgtgcATATTACATTtactttatattttccaatatctttatttgtaaaaaatatttgtctGTGTAAATTACTCAATTCTACTACATCATAGTCAActatagatatattttttatgtctgaataaattaaattttttataacttcATTCCCTATTCCCCCACACCCTACCACCAAAACATTAACcaaatttatttgtgtgttcatattatatatatatacataaatataatatataaaaataaatatatatttctgaTCCACTTATTTGTAAAACTGGGAACATTTCCGTTTTGTTTATCTCAATCCTTTTCAgtaaaaaggaaaaaataaattaacgATTGTGTATATTgatatgtgtatattttatttctatagAAAACCTAGTACTAGGCCTTTATAGTgatacattattatttattcatgTTTACATTGCGCTTGGAAAAAACTTTCATTCATTCCGTATAAGCGCTGGCCATAATGTATAACATATGTTTCTTTATagtttattaaaaatatattaatttagaaaataacatatattaatgtaatgtataatattacatgtacataaaatatttttttcaataattttttttttttgcgcAATTACATGAACATACATATTGCTAgccaaaaatatatatatttttttaaatgtataaatatatcatgataaataaaaagcGATGAAAGAATGGATAATTGGAATTACAAACAAAAAGGTTCCATTTTGTGAAAGTATGCTATGCATTATACTTTGAATTGTTTATTGCCtctatttatttcattgtGATAATTCGAgctttgttttatatatatttcaaatgtgtgtattttttttgtttactCAATTTATAATGATTTTTCGACTTAATGTAGTTATCCATATTTATAACTATGCATAATTTTCTTCCTCTTGaataattttacaaatttgttgaaaattatgattaatatcattttcacCGTCTACATTTTTACAAATGTCAATAAAAAGtggaataattttttcttcattttctttatataaattatatcttttattaaaagTAGATTCATTATCATCTTCTCTTCTTTCTAATctcataattatttcatcatttaaattttgataaCTATCATCTTGTGATGCTAATAATTCCTCTTCTTCGCTAGTTAATTTTATTCcttgtcttttttttttaattaattttactatttgtaaattataatttatgttaGTAACTGGATCTTTTGCCCTGTTCATAATTCtctttaaaattgtttCTTTACTAACTACaatgttaataaattttgttacattaattttgtattttttaaataacaaTGCTTGTTCATACGTTCTAGGAAAACCATTGATAATAATACCATTGGACGGTATATCAGATTCGGAAGTTTGATCTTGTTCAGAATTTTCTGAATAActcttaaaatatttaaggAAAATTTTGTTCACTATATTATCTGGAGCTAGCGATCCATtacatatacatttttctatattttctaaatcgtttttttcttcatcgGTCAATCCGGGTGCATATTTTCCACAGCTATCAtctttatttgtattatcttttacatatttttttaataattcacttattgtaattatttcaaaattatactTTTTGGAAAGCGCCACACAATGTGTATCTTTTCCTGATCCTGGTGGGCCATTCAtgatatatacttttttttttgggggGGGGGGAACCATTTTGGTGTTATTAGGAAAGAATGTTACGAATATAATAagtattatatgtatatattatgtaggtatgaaatatatatttttttttcccaaTTTGATAATTGATTTTCTTTGggaatattttcaatttgtgtgtgaaatatattctcaaaaaaagtgaaaaaaaaattgtgaatattttttctcataCACAcgcatattattattctttgAATTTGGGTGGATAACtacaattaaaatatttttttattttattcttttcataaaatttaaactTTGCACTTTTTATCTTATTATCCAATTTTTCTcgtaattttattattttttcgttttaatattataatatatatatatatatatgcataaataaaagtgaAATTACAAACACTAATAGGGGGGGATTCACCTATGATGATTTATGGAAATACTTTCtcaattttatatgcattcatatattcgggaatttaatatttttattttcatgaatttaaatagttatgttaaaaaggaaaaaggaaatatacCTTAATGATGAACTTAACGATTTTAATAACACACACAatgtgataataataagtaTGTATACCAGAAAAAAGTAGTTAAAATTAAGCGAAAagacaaaattataaaatgatGCTAAATATGGATTAAGAAAATCAATTTTTCTTACAATTATTACTACCATAGgatactattatttttttattttataaaaatttcatTCCGTACATTTTTCAATTAACAAATAAGTTATTcttttaaatgataattcaATGGGTAAAAGATTTTGAAGGCATGCCTTTCATAATAAAGTATAAACAActgttttaaaattaaataaataaaataaatagagAGAATATATGGAATAGTATATTATGTTAGGTATTCCCTAACAACTTTGATtggtaaaaataatgaaggGAAAAATACATtgattaattttttatatggaAAATGGATTTGTAATAAGATgaaatatatctataatttgtttgttGTTTAATTAcattaaaacaaataggTTAAAACTaggtataaataataataaaatgttaaaaaaaatataacttaGTGACTAAAATATGTcctctatatatatacagatgtatgtttattttttactatttttgtacgtctattttaatatccttaaataattgtgaaattatataatctCATAAATTGTCATTAAGATATTTATAAGGAATTTTACAAGCATGTttgaaattatttattgaCACAAAACTTAAAATTTGGAACATTTTTTAGCTTTCTTAATTTGGCGTtgagttttttttttgcacaCACATATTTTGAATTCAAAgcaatgaaaaattatatgaaataaaaaaaagaataatgaaaaaagcacatacacacatatatatatattccatttattttaGTTGAAAAAGTAGaacatattatttagtcactatatttttcaattagTTGAtgttgttaattttttccccattgtttaaaataacattttttgtCTGTCTAATCgctattatttcatttttctaactcacaaaaaaaatattgcatagtcattattttttttcactaaACATTTTGTATCGTTAATTTTTAAGgcgtttttttattaaattttttttttgtatttctgtaattttttttaatttttttggctgatttgttcataatttttatacaatttCCTATCATCCTAAAAATGGCTACCTTACCAAGTAGTAAATCAGCCAGCAAAGTTGCATTGACAACTAATGTGGAAGAAATTACAAAGGAACAGCAATTTCAGGGaattgtaataatttttatgtttcttatattgatatttttttaaaatatgcaatttataaattatattaatgcattttctttatttatgtgtGCAATACCAGTGTTAGTTACAATTTGtataactttttttctGTTCATGCaacttattattttttttatgaattcTAGGAAAAGCTCCAAGATTTAGGAATTAACGCAGCAGACATAAATAAACTCAAGGGAAGTGGTTATTGTACAATTTTATCTTTAATCCAAGcaacaaaaaaagaattatgTAATGTTAAAGGAATATCTGAAGTTAAAgttgataaaatattagaGGTTGCTTCAAAAATAGAAAACTGCTCAGCATTTATTACGGGTAATCAATTAGTTCAAAAGAGAAGTAAGGTTTTAAAGATTACTACTGGAAGTTCAGTTTTGGATAAAACATTAGGGGGTGGTTTCGAAAGTATGTCAATTACTGAATTATTTGGTGAAAATCGTTGCGGAAAAACTCAAGTGTGCCATACTTTAGCGGTTACTGCTCAACTaccaaaaaatatgcaagGTGGTAATGGAAAGGTTTGTTATATAGATACTGAAGGAACGTTTAGACctgaaaaaatatgtaaaattGCTCAAAGGTTTGGATTAAATAGTGAAGATGTATtagataatattttatatgctAGAGCTTTTACACATGAACATTTATATCAATTGTTAGCCACATCAGCAGCAAAGGTAGCTCATAGCAATTACAATATGTACATACTTGTTTACATGCATACTTGTTTACATGCATACTTGTTTACATGCATACTTGTTTACATATttctgtattttttatgaaagaTGTGCGAAGAACCATTTGCCCTACTTGTTGTCGATTCTATCATATCTCTTTTTCGAGTAGACTTTAGTGGGCGAGGTAATGTTGGATATAAGGCTGATCAATtagttttaaaatatgattactattttatatttattatatgctGATAATTGTTTATTAGGCGAGCTATCTGAAAGGCAACagaaatta
The DNA window shown above is from Plasmodium berghei ANKA genome assembly, chromosome: 7 and carries:
- a CDS encoding tRNA modification GTPase, putative; this translates as MGSEFLFLLIKYIFVIYFLNYCNSKKRNKQNNTLFLNTCYSDNGNTKYTIRRRKLLLIDNKTNICNFLSYKNKLDYRKKNEIKDNPVFISSKLYKNEEMKKDQIENKSLNDFENQKINYIKKIIHEKETIYALSSGTNLSAISIIRISGSLSKIILEILLHKDVEKKDDKINSYPIQLSERDAKKKKKKKWNLEQIIKLKKNIESRKLYYSKIYDNSNDIIDNVIYAYFKSPNSYTGEDVVEIYCHGNPFIVKEIMNAIDYINNIMYEIINEEKEKIRIRNITHDGNYNYNNEYCNYFDKIEQNLFDLNNFIKIRESKKGEFTQRAFENNKMNLLQIEGLKELLFCKQKIQKKIALNYLNGYAKNIYLKLRNNIRKLLVYIQLKIDFEDEHITTKKKKKYINMFIKKKVRNAIKHIKAILKRKNIESLNTPSNVLIFGNVNAGKSTFMNYICNSDISIVTKIKGTTIDIIQKNVKIFNNDYNLCDSAGISTLVNKKFETNKNIIEKDKKKKSVHKKLESIGIRKTLQFLESCSSVLVLININNYFNELKNIISLLNVKFMKKTKKTPYFFVCINKCDLEQNPKKLLNIKNNIKKMLLKLTSHIFKKFSKKIFFISSKKGYNINKLLSHFNKTMIKIHNIHNSIITIKTNKKKKKKKHSIENSNKNIYFLPFERHKIYLKESLTHLCFVQKNINIIDFDIIAEEIKLAVKPLHEIIGKISNDQILANILDNFCIGK
- a CDS encoding NEDD8-activating enzyme E1 catalytic subunit, putative codes for the protein MNTQINLVNVLVVGCGGIGNEVIKNLIYSDIKNISIVDYDVVELSNLHRQIFFTNKDIGKYKVNVICTKIKERYNDISIEGYVKKIEFFDNTFFENFNFIIGCLDNIDSRIYLNNLIFNLKNNVIYIDGGVEGFKASIKIINRETNLGCFQCTIENYPINKNEAIPVCSVTNIPKNAEDCILHAMNNLRQKKEQGDNVLNINSEQNIKWIYNEAKKRANKFNIDNLTYLLTEQVIQNIIPTTISTLIIVASLMVNELNNYILMKNIVSQNNDIMKIQNNYSDILYVGDSGFYLYYYKIYKNPECIVCNKKHIHHVFKKTDTLSILTELIKKTYNTEKMSISSQSSILFITSKYLKNDYYNNMLNCTFQELIETGKISENPYLNIQTNKQNFLLFLHFKENHEREIL
- a CDS encoding adenylate kinase 2, putative, with translation MVPPPPKKKVYIMNGPPGSGKDTHCVALSKKYNFEIITISELLKKYVKDNTNKDDSCGKYAPGLTDEEKNDLENIEKCICNGSLAPDNIVNKIFLKYFKSYSENSEQDQTSESDIPSNGIIINGFPRTYEQALLFKKYKINVTKFINIVVSKETILKRIMNRAKDPVTNINYNLQIVKLIKKKRQGIKLTSEEEELLASQDDSYQNLNDEIIMRLERREDDNESTFNKRYNLYKENEEKIIPLFIDICKNVDGENDINHNFQQICKIIQEEENYA
- a CDS encoding meiotic recombination protein DMC1, encoding MATLPSSKSASKVALTTNVEEITKEQQFQGIEKLQDLGINAADINKLKGSGYCTILSLIQATKKELCNVKGISEVKVDKILEVASKIENCSAFITGNQLVQKRSKVLKITTGSSVLDKTLGGGFESMSITELFGENRCGKTQVCHTLAVTAQLPKNMQGGNGKVCYIDTEGTFRPEKICKIAQRFGLNSEDVLDNILYARAFTHEHLYQLLATSAAKMCEEPFALLVVDSIISLFRVDFSGRGELSERQQKLNKIMSVLSKLGEQFNIAIVITNQVMSDPGATMTFIANPMKPVGGHVIGHASTTRLSLRKGKGDQRVCKVYDAPNLPEIECIFQLSDGGVIDALD